ttctctctggGCTTCATTTTTCCGTTGTTCAAGGGGGGTTAGGATTGATATCAACTGGGTGGTTCTCTGGGGAgggttgtctttttttctttttctttttctttcttttttcttgttttcgACTATTGTACACTTTTAGGATCCAGGTAATCATCAGCTCATCATGACTGGGCAAGCAAGCCGTGAGGCAAAAACAAGGCCAGTTTTTCGTTTTCGACAGGTAAATCAGAGGGAAAGGTCTCGGTTTTATTCACTCAGAAAGAAGCATTTGATAGGAGCCAGGGAAGCTATGGTTGGTGGACAAGGAGGGCACAAGGGTGAGCTTGGACTTACTTGGGAAAACTTGCTGTGGCTTTCAGGGTTCTTGgaaatttttttttttagatGGGTAGGGAAGAGGCGAATACTAAGAGATTGTTCTCAATTATTATTTGTTggggtgtggtgatggtgatgtgacgTGCTTTGTGCTGGCTTTTGCTTGTGGTTTTGATGTGGTTTTTACTGGTCTCTTTGGGGGTTGAAGAGAGGTTAGGTATACGAGTTGGTAATGTGTCAATGTGTTGATGGCATCTCTGGAGAGCACCCATTTGGTGAACTCTCCTCTCACCTCCAACTCCGACATCACGAATTCGAGCGGTATTGTCATGCGTTCATTTTCCTTTATTTCCCTTTTGGTATCCCCCAACAATATCATAcattcccttccctttcccttcccttcccttcccttccctctttcctccccctttcaTCCCCCATTCATAATCTAACCTGTCCACCCCCCTCAGTCCTAACCCCCTCAACTGTCatctccccgccctcctccccccgaAGGCTAGCCAAAACCCTCGACCCAACCTTTtgccccccatcctccatcctcgGCACCATTTTTTCCAAGTAGAAGCCGCTGTCGGGTCTCCTCTCAGCCTTGACCTCCCACTTTTCCAGCTTGCGGTCGACCTCGGCGACTTTGACGAGTTCTTTCACTTTCATGATCATGCCTGCGAATTGGGGCTCGACGGGGTGGTAGACGGTCTGGGAGCGCTTGTGGAGGCCGAGAGCAGATAACACGTCGCGGGTGCGCTGGGGGAGGCCGATGGCTGAGCGGTGGAGGGTTATGCGGAAGTAggacatgatggcggtgggatgtgtggctgtggtggttgtgggagctgggagggggttagcTTGCGTTCTGAACGGGAGGGGAAATTGGTAGGGTGTTCTCTCCGAGGCGTGAATCCCCTCCAGATCTGGGGAATCAAAAAGTCGGCTGCTCGACGAGGACAAGAACAAACCTTTTTGTTATCTCctttttcccttcttctccttctcagcaaGCTAGCGACCAGCGGCGCGAACCCAATCTCCGACTCGACTCGTGTGATTTACTATCTCTTCGGACCTTCGTTGACGAACTGACAATCTTCGGAGTCGGCAGCAAAACAGTCGCGATAGCTGGGTCAATCAGCGATTCATGCCAAGGCCTACCCATCCCAgtccaaccccaaccccggaGCCGCCCAAACTCAAAACCACGGAAGAAATTCTGCCGGGCTTTTCCGCCTTTTTGGGACCGGAGCTTTTGGTGGGGTTCAACGTTCCCCACTATAGCTCCCGCTTCCAAGTTCTCAAGGTGCCCAGCTTGTAATGGCTTGACACCGCCGCCGGGAGCTCCGTCATTGAGGATGGTACGGATGTCAGATGCTTCCGACCCGACCGAGCCGAGGACTTTTTAGCAatgctgaggatgaggagaatgAGATTAGATTTGCAACGATCAGAGAATGGTGAGGAAATCCATGGGGCTTGGGTTACACGGAGTACAcatccacccaccaaccaccaccatcaccagcattCCCGTCCCCCGGGCAGTTCGGCGATTCAGCTCCTTTGCGGGTAGGTAACTTTGAGGCCGACGACAAAGTACCAGTACATTGGTATGTACAGCTACTTTCGAGTTGTTTTGACACAAAGCACAACTCCGCAGGTTCCATTCAACACGATACCCTggaacaaccaacaacccaagGAAAGCTTGCGGTTCCACCTGGatgcgaggagggggggaaacatTCATCCAAGCCAAATCCTAACCGCCAAAATTGGCAACAGCtcgtctgtctgtctggcCGTCCAAGCCGGCATTTCAACATTTGTCAGTGGACAGTAGTTCCAGCCCGGAAATCTATCCATCCATAGGAGGTGAGCTCTCAAACGACCCCCGCCATTgtaacatcaccaccacttaTCGACATCAGAATCGTGGGTATCAACTTGGCGATGTGTTCGCAATGATTGAACAGAATGGGGAAAGTTGAAGTCCAGAATTCCAAATTCTACACAGAATAAGGGAGACAGAGACCCCCACGATCTTGATATCCTTGATCGAGGGCGCCATCCCAaagccaagaaggccgctCACCCGCATCGTCAAAAGCCAATTCCAAATACTACATCACTAGCCTCAACCTTTCTCGAGCAAGCATCTTCACTGCGTTTCCAGAACCTTGGCGTACATGAGATGCAACTTCACTCACCACCATAGCAACAAAATGTAAAACATCTCGACACACATTCCTCTTTCATTATAATCCCCTAGTTCGCCATGTGGAGGATGTACCTCCTGAATGTTGGACCCCGACGCAATGCAAGCTGCAGGAACAGCCCGAGAACATAGTCAAGATAAGGAGCAATGTGAAGCTCACCCTGGTCCCATGTGGGCAGGCAGTGACTATCATGACACCGGAGCTGCATACCACGAGGCAAGGCACTGCGGGATGACGGGCATCATGTCCAACACAGCAGGTCCCCATCTGATCACCATGCATGTCGGAGGACAGAGGTACTGTGCATGTCCCACTCTTCCAAATAGGCACAAGAAGCAGGGACGGAATTGACTCGCAGCTTGCTAGGGAATTGCCATCTCGAGTATCCTGGCGCAACCGTTCACCGAGGGATGGTATTCACTCAGGGATGGTATTCATGAAGATACACTTTCGGACGAAAATCATGGACCATCACAAGCACAAAATCTCTCACGGTAAACCAAGTACAGCAACAAATCACTTCCATATCTTCATTAAAGTGCTTAGCTATGTAACTTAAAAATCACAACAAGAGGTGTTCAAATCCCATCCCTTGGTTTCCCATCCATGACcgtccccaccacccatccgtacacaacccccccaatGTCTAGCATCTTTTCCACATGTTGCATGGATAGCAAACAAAAGACGAAAAGACATCAGAACAATACAGAgttcaaaaaaaaataataaaaaaaaatcatgACCAAATAATTCCATTCGTTGACGTAAAAAACGTGTAGTTTCCTCTAAACCCATGTCCGTTTGCGCGCCAACTTTTGATTTGTCTAACAATGCCCAAAAACCGCTTACATCTGCACCTCAACACGGCCCTCGGCGCCTGGAGGACCAGACTGCtggagggaaggaagaaggTAGGTGATATCATCCCAAGGATGGCGGTAGAGGCCAGTGCGCAGTCTCTTCTGATCGAGGTAGTGGGCAATAAGACCAATGCTGCGACCAAGAACAAAGAGACCGTTGAGCACACCCATGCCGAGGTagtcctcggcctcctcggcggtgaAGGCACCGCAGTTTCTGACCAGGTCCACGAAGCAGACGGCAATGCAGCCATCGACGTTGAGAATGAGGTTGTCCttcttggaggtggtgacggtCTCGACGGCGAGCGCATAGTCGAGAAGCTTGTGGTTGGGGAACTTGGCCTTGACGTACTCCTTGACGAGCTCCACACGCAAATCGGGGTTGTTGCGGGACTTGACACGGTGACCAATACCGGGAATGAGCTTGTTCGCCTTGCGCATGCTGTCGACGAACTCACGGGGGCTGAGGCCCTTGTCAAAGGCCTTGGTGAACTCCTCAGCGGCACCGTCAAGGGCACCGCCGAAACGAGAACCGATGGTGAGGAGACCAGAGACGAGAGCGCTGATCAGGTCCTTACCGGCacgggtggtgatgatggtgttcaTGGCACCCGACACGGCGGGGCCGTGGTCAGCGGTAAGCATGAGGACCATCTCCAAGAACTTGGAGGCGTATggtgggaggcggcggcggaaCCACAGCAGAGACATGACACCACCGATACCGATATCTTCCCTGAACACGTCTGAGATGGGCATACCAGCGTAGAGGAGTTCCTGGCCACGGTCATCGGAAATGGTGGAAATGAAGGCAGCGGGCTTGCGGATGAGACCAAGCTCCTGGGCCCACGAGTAATCGATGGGGATCTTGGGCACAACGGGCTCGGGCTGGGGCTTGATGGTGCCCTCCTTGACGAGCTTCTCGTACACCTGCCTAAGGAGAGCGGGCATGTCCTCGAAGGTCTCGGGGACGTAGAAACCGGCCTCCCTCATGCTCTCGTTCTTCATCTTGGCAGTTTCGAGCTGAGAATTGGCAAAGGCACCAGCGTGGCCGAACTGAACCTCAGTCTTGAACATGCTGGCGCAGGTACCGATAGCCCACGCGACAATGGGCTTGGTAATGATGCCCTGTTTGACGGCATCAATGACCTTGTActcctcgacaccaccgacctcaccgaggaggacgaggatctTGCACCCAGGATCGGCCTGGTAACGCAAGAGGTGGTCAATGAAGGTGGTGCCGGGGTAACGATCACCACCAATGGCCACACCCTCGTAGACACCATCCGTGTTGTTGGCAATAATGTTGTTGAGCTCGTTGGACATGCCACCGGACTTGGAAACGTAGCCAACGGAACCCTTGCGGTAGAGCTTGGAAGCAACAATGTTGTCCATCATACCACCAGTGTTACCAATCTTGAAGCAGCCGGGCTTGATGCCACCGACGGTGGCAGGGCCGATAATGGTgacgcccttcttcttggcaaTGTGGGCGATCTCACGAGCACGCTGGAGGAAGCCAAACCGTCAGTCTCTCGACCAATCGCTGCTGAGACGAAAACACTTACACGCTCGGGGACACCCTCAGCAATGATGGCAATGGTCTTGATCTGGGGGTACTCCATCAGCTCCATGGTGGACTGGTAGACTGAGCGGGAGGAAGCAAAGTTGACAACGACATCAACATCGGGGTGCTTGGAAATGGCCTTGGGCACCTCCTGGTAGACCGGGAGAAGAGTCTCGCTGGTGCCCCAGTACATCTTGCTGACGAACTGGCCGCCGAATGTGTAGATGATGCCGGCGACGGAGGGGGTCGCCCGCTTGCAGATGAAGTCGAAATCGAGCATGCCCTGCACGGCGCGGGGCTGCATGCCGTAGACGAAGCATCTCGTCTTGTCGTTGAAGAGAGCGTGGGCGGGGAGAGGGCTCAGTGGCCTGCTGGGGGCAGCGAATCTGCGAATGTTGTCGTTGGCAGACAGACCGCCAGTTGGGTTGGAAGCACCATTCGCACCATTGGTGCCGTTGGAGGCAGCGGGAGACATGGTGGGTTCTGTGTCTGTCTGGCTGTGAAGATGTGGGTTCTGTTGCCGTCTTGgaacaagagaaaaagaaaacagcaaggaggggagaagggaggagggtgagggtggtgatggtggaaaTGTAGAAGGACAGAAAAGGAGAGAAAGGAGAAAGTGATTCTCTgaaaagatggagaggagaggtgggtggtggccgaggtgggTTGGATTTTGGGTGGGAGGTTTTTTGTCGGTCCTTGTGTCCCTCTCTCGTTGACGGGAACGGGCTCTCGGGGGGGGTTTACCTGCTACTCGAGAGCTGCAGGGCGTGAGGTGGGCGAGAGCTCCGCAGTTTAGTGAAGCAGTGCCCTGGCGACAGCTAGCTTGCTGGAATCCCAAGAAATGTTGCGGGCGCTAGCTGCAGCTAATTGGACCGCCACCAGGTCAACCATCCAACAAACACCGCCAGTTTCCCCAACTCTTTTTCGCACCCCCTGGTCGCATCACGTCCGATCGCCCAGCGGACTTTCACCAATTCCAGCCAGACCTGCGCTTTTCTGACCAGCGAACTTTGACAGCGGGCGGTCGAGGGTGGACCCCGCCGTCCCTTGGCAAGGTCTGGTGCGGCCCATGTACAGGTACCTGCGCGGCCCGGAGCCACCAGAGCCACAGCATGATCCGATCTTCGCTGGCACCAAGCCCCCGACACTCTTCCAAAATGTTctttatcatcatcaacaatcGACCGTGCTCCCATGAtgagacagagagagatcAAAGATGGGAGGAACATATGAGACAGTccttcaaggtcaaggtcaacagGCATGGCCTGCTGAACACGGTGCCGAGAACACTTGCCAGCGCGGGGTAACCTCCATAAGCTCTCCATAACCCACGTTCTCGAGAGATGGGATCAACTTTGATCTGACCTGGAGACGGTATGGAGACCGGGGCCCGATCGGCAACGGCGGGCGGGGACAGGAGAAGGTCGTAAAAGATCCAGCTAATTTTTACAGGCACCCACGCACCCACACACAATCATACACATTGAACCAGGCCAAGGGCCGACCGAGCCGGACGTGTACACATGGCAGGCTGATGGCAGAAcacctgttgctgctgtcgtgaggaaaggaaaagaaaagaaaagagacacCCGTCAGACCGTCAGGCTCgagacaggacaggacaagATGTCAGCCCGGGAGCCCGTGATACAGGATGACCCCAGGAGGACGGGAGCTGCTGTTCGGGGCCGGATgatccccaacaccctccgcCTTGCGGACACCGTGATGCAGGGAATCCACAGCCGCAGACAGAGACTCAGACCTCGGCGAGATGCGCTGAGGTGAATGGAATATGGATGGCAGTTGGGGCATTGCCAGGGACGTATCGTATGCACCTTACTGCGCACACCTATTGCACGAACAGCACCTCAGATTCACGACGAGAAACCCCACTATCGTCGCAGTCAGGTAGCTCTGCGCCGCCTGCGTGCCTCCCGCAGGATCCAGAAACTCAAAACCATCGAGACTCAGTGATTTGAGGGTTGGTTCTCAAGGTGACGAGGGCGGAAAgaaaggagagggagagagagagagatggagagacAGGACAGGATGGACAGAATGCAGGGTTCGGTCGGGTCCCCCCCCTCGACGGGGCTAGCTAGGTAGgcttgggagctggaggtgtCACCGAAGTATTGGTACCTCGGGTCCCTTGACCGCCCCCAGGACAATTGCCCCGCTTGG
This window of the Podospora pseudoanserina strain CBS 124.78 chromosome 3, whole genome shotgun sequence genome carries:
- the acl1 gene encoding ATP citrate lyase subunit 1 (COG:C; EggNog:ENOG503NU5J), which produces MSPAASNGTNGANGASNPTGGLSANDNIRRFAAPSRPLSPLPAHALFNDKTRCFVYGMQPRAVQGMLDFDFICKRATPSVAGIIYTFGGQFVSKMYWGTSETLLPVYQEVPKAISKHPDVDVVVNFASSRSVYQSTMELMEYPQIKTIAIIAEGVPERRAREIAHIAKKKGVTIIGPATVGGIKPGCFKIGNTGGMMDNIVASKLYRKGSVGYVSKSGGMSNELNNIIANNTDGVYEGVAIGGDRYPGTTFIDHLLRYQADPGCKILVLLGEVGGVEEYKVIDAVKQGIITKPIVAWAIGTCASMFKTEVQFGHAGAFANSQLETAKMKNESMREAGFYVPETFEDMPALLRQVYEKLVKEGTIKPQPEPVVPKIPIDYSWAQELGLIRKPAAFISTISDDRGQELLYAGMPISDVFREDIGIGGVMSLLWFRRRLPPYASKFLEMVLMLTADHGPAVSGAMNTIITTRAGKDLISALVSGLLTIGSRFGGALDGAAEEFTKAFDKGLSPREFVDSMRKANKLIPGIGHRVKSRNNPDLRVELVKEYVKAKFPNHKLLDYALAVETVTTSKKDNLILNVDGCIAVCFVDLVRNCGAFTAEEAEDYLGMGVLNGLFVLGRSIGLIAHYLDQKRLRTGLYRHPWDDITYLLPSLQQSGPPGAEGRVEVQM
- the MRPL33 gene encoding 39S ribosomal protein L33, mitochondrial (EggNog:ENOG503P5MP; COG:J): MSYFRITLHRSAIGLPQRTRDVLSALGLHKRSQTVYHPVEPQFAGMIMKVKELVKVAEVDRKLEKWEVKAERRPDSGFYLEKMVPRMEDGGQKVGSRVLASLRGEEGGEMTVEGVRTEGGGQVRL